A single region of the Streptomyces vilmorinianum genome encodes:
- a CDS encoding AAA family ATPase gives MDIGTQGGQAPAELAWLRGVDAYTMGAYPQAEEEFRTAVRIDPGMADAWLGLHALRVDTTTALLRMYRNRDRFGEQRARHRRTLNSWYWLGWWVQPVLESPRDLLLAHASHWLDGRHVPELDRALAGLPPVDTDPQVRFLHACRSYLVKDWDQLVRHTEPLVDDPLLGIEAGLFGGMARVRLEMFGQAEPLLSAALMRCRSEQPQRKELRYWLARAHEGTGRSAAALPLYRAVHRIDPAFMDTAARLAAITEYDGFEGPDDAAGLATVALGGVGQDTADATQADPEGPGEGLLLGTEPTPPAAPTGPPEPPEAVRQKAAIPQQPAPPRFPASPTDPVLLAEALAELERMVGMEPVKRQVKALSAQLEMARLRAGEGLPVQPPKRHFVFSGPSGTGKTTVARILGRVFYALGLLGGDHLVEAQRADLVGEFLGQTAVKANELIDSAIGGVLFVDEAYSLSNTGYSKGDAYGDEALQVLLKRAEDNRDHLVVILAGYPEGMDRLLATNPGLSSRFTTRVDFPSYRPLELTAIGEVLAAANGDGWDEEALDELRSISGHVVDQGWIDELGNGRFLRTLYEKSCAYRDLRLAGYPGTPTREDLATLRLADLMQAYGEVLSGRGPSARGPQEPGGL, from the coding sequence ATGGACATCGGCACGCAGGGCGGACAGGCCCCGGCCGAGCTCGCCTGGCTGCGGGGAGTCGACGCCTACACGATGGGCGCCTATCCGCAGGCGGAGGAAGAGTTCCGAACGGCGGTACGCATCGATCCCGGCATGGCGGACGCCTGGCTCGGGCTGCACGCGCTGCGGGTGGACACCACCACCGCGCTGCTGCGGATGTACCGCAACCGCGACCGGTTCGGCGAACAGCGCGCCCGCCACCGCCGGACCCTGAACTCCTGGTACTGGCTGGGCTGGTGGGTGCAGCCCGTGCTCGAGAGCCCGCGCGACCTGCTCCTCGCGCACGCCTCGCACTGGCTCGACGGACGCCATGTGCCGGAGCTGGACCGCGCGTTGGCGGGCCTTCCGCCGGTCGACACCGACCCGCAGGTCCGCTTTCTGCACGCCTGCCGGTCCTATCTCGTCAAGGACTGGGACCAGTTGGTCCGGCACACCGAACCGCTGGTGGACGATCCCCTGCTCGGGATCGAGGCCGGGCTCTTCGGCGGGATGGCCCGGGTCCGGCTGGAGATGTTCGGACAGGCGGAGCCGCTGCTCTCGGCGGCCCTGATGCGGTGCCGCAGCGAGCAGCCGCAGCGCAAGGAACTGCGCTACTGGCTGGCCCGGGCGCACGAGGGCACCGGGCGGAGCGCCGCCGCCTTACCGCTGTACCGCGCGGTGCACCGGATCGACCCGGCCTTCATGGACACGGCCGCCCGGCTGGCGGCGATCACCGAGTACGACGGGTTCGAGGGGCCGGACGACGCGGCGGGACTGGCCACGGTCGCCCTGGGCGGAGTCGGACAGGACACGGCCGACGCGACGCAGGCCGATCCGGAGGGCCCCGGCGAGGGACTGCTGCTGGGCACGGAGCCCACTCCCCCGGCCGCCCCCACCGGGCCGCCCGAGCCCCCCGAGGCGGTACGCCAGAAGGCCGCCATCCCCCAGCAGCCCGCGCCGCCGCGCTTCCCCGCCAGCCCCACCGACCCCGTCCTGCTGGCCGAGGCGCTCGCCGAGCTGGAGCGCATGGTCGGGATGGAGCCGGTGAAGCGGCAGGTCAAGGCGTTGTCGGCGCAGCTGGAGATGGCCCGGCTAAGGGCCGGTGAGGGACTTCCCGTACAGCCGCCGAAACGTCACTTTGTCTTCTCCGGTCCCTCGGGCACCGGGAAGACCACCGTAGCCCGCATCCTCGGACGCGTCTTCTACGCGCTCGGTCTGCTCGGCGGCGACCATCTGGTGGAGGCCCAACGGGCCGATCTCGTGGGTGAGTTCCTGGGCCAGACGGCGGTCAAGGCGAACGAGCTGATCGATTCGGCGATCGGCGGGGTCCTCTTCGTGGACGAGGCGTACTCGCTCTCCAACACCGGCTACAGCAAGGGCGACGCGTACGGCGACGAGGCCCTGCAGGTGCTCCTCAAGCGCGCCGAGGACAACCGGGACCATCTGGTGGTGATCCTGGCCGGCTACCCGGAGGGCATGGACCGGCTGCTGGCCACCAACCCCGGGCTCTCCTCCCGATTCACGACCCGGGTCGACTTCCCCTCGTACCGCCCGCTCGAACTCACCGCGATCGGTGAGGTGCTCGCGGCGGCGAACGGGGACGGGTGGGACGAGGAGGCGCTGGACGAGCTGCGCTCGATCAGCGGCCATGTCGTCGACCAGGGCTGGATCGACGAGCTGGGCAACGGCCGCTTCCTGCGCACGCTGTACGAGAAGTCCTGCGCCTACCGGGACCTCCGGCTGGCCGGCTACCCGGGCACCCCCACCCGCGAGGACCTGGCGACCCTGCGGCTCGCCGATCTGATGCAGGCCTACGGAGAGGTCCTCTCGGGCCGCGGCCCGTCGGCCCGGGGACCCCAGGAGCCCGGAGGGCTGTGA
- a CDS encoding RNase A-like domain-containing protein, producing the protein MYQHVKQKIVTLVTVLCLTVVGGAGTAAAAGQAEREPTLLEIAARFSQYSKCGEKPLLERPKCYKEFALTSAKIGVGLGLYLYISREAMRDGGASFTELNKELRALDSLQPLALLDPDKETDPEKKRQILEQTVKALKAAKPHTDRLRTNLVKASRILGDHNDSVLALILLTVAAGEYFHPPRTDLPDYGGPTLDIHGFFKDINKALDQTIAGMDQMNAALDQMNDTMVDVNRSIDQVNRGLAQANKGMKQLNQGIGQANKGMEQTKKAVSDLNKAADRIHELPDFDFDFSKIADRIGANGTPPDELAAQERRMSLLLGLLPGIGDGKGILDALTGKDSGTGEQLSTTDRILGSLAVLRWLKTGGKLIPDDIRGARKVDDVFACNSFPAGTRVLMADGSHRPIQDVRAGDQVLATEAGGDVELTQPRPVLSVPFTSALTDKTFVRLTVAADGGAESSVTSTEGHRYWLPERQSWVPAGTLRAGHRLRTPEGEEITVTATNRYAGHQDTYDLDVSGIDSYYVQVGTENVLVHNCTDLGRAQRLFPGVAHTLDEHVDVDLEQMKNLAIKKTKKVGRPTPSSRWSSADLAQKAVNQLVDENKARIEKWVRDSGKPGKPQQLTLTGTYGTGSLGDSVDHLGNHTKTTSNRFSVTLAVKQGHKPGGFYVLTAYPL; encoded by the coding sequence ATGTATCAGCACGTCAAACAGAAGATTGTCACGCTCGTCACCGTCCTGTGCCTGACCGTCGTCGGCGGCGCGGGGACCGCGGCGGCCGCCGGGCAGGCCGAGCGGGAGCCCACGCTGCTGGAGATCGCGGCACGGTTCTCGCAGTACTCCAAGTGCGGTGAGAAGCCGCTGCTTGAGCGGCCGAAGTGCTACAAGGAATTCGCGCTCACGTCCGCCAAGATCGGTGTGGGCCTGGGGCTCTACCTCTACATCTCGCGGGAGGCGATGAGGGACGGGGGCGCCTCCTTCACGGAGTTGAACAAGGAACTCCGCGCGCTCGACAGCCTCCAGCCGCTCGCCCTGCTGGACCCGGACAAGGAGACGGATCCCGAGAAGAAGCGGCAGATCCTCGAGCAGACGGTCAAGGCCCTCAAGGCGGCCAAGCCGCACACAGACAGGCTCCGTACCAACCTGGTGAAGGCCTCACGGATCCTCGGCGATCACAACGACTCCGTCCTGGCCCTCATCCTGCTCACCGTCGCCGCGGGGGAGTACTTCCACCCGCCCAGGACCGACCTCCCGGACTACGGTGGGCCGACCCTGGACATCCACGGCTTCTTCAAGGACATCAACAAGGCCCTCGACCAGACCATCGCCGGCATGGACCAGATGAACGCCGCCCTCGACCAGATGAACGACACGATGGTCGACGTCAACCGGAGCATCGACCAGGTCAACAGGGGCCTGGCCCAGGCCAACAAGGGCATGAAGCAGCTCAACCAGGGCATCGGCCAGGCCAACAAGGGCATGGAGCAGACGAAGAAGGCGGTCTCCGACCTCAACAAGGCGGCGGACCGTATCCACGAACTGCCGGACTTCGACTTCGATTTCTCGAAGATCGCCGACAGAATCGGTGCGAACGGCACCCCGCCCGATGAACTCGCCGCCCAGGAGCGCCGGATGTCGCTGCTGCTCGGCCTGCTGCCCGGCATCGGCGACGGCAAGGGCATCCTGGACGCCCTCACCGGCAAGGACAGCGGCACAGGCGAGCAGTTGAGCACCACGGACCGGATCCTGGGCTCGCTCGCGGTCCTGCGCTGGCTCAAGACCGGCGGCAAGCTCATCCCCGACGACATCCGTGGCGCCCGCAAGGTGGACGACGTCTTCGCGTGCAACAGCTTCCCGGCGGGTACGCGGGTCCTGATGGCGGACGGTTCGCACCGGCCGATCCAGGACGTCCGGGCGGGCGACCAGGTCCTGGCGACCGAAGCCGGCGGTGACGTGGAGCTGACCCAGCCCCGCCCGGTCCTCTCCGTGCCGTTCACCTCTGCCCTGACGGACAAGACCTTCGTACGGCTGACGGTCGCCGCGGACGGCGGCGCGGAGTCGTCCGTCACGTCCACCGAAGGCCACAGGTACTGGCTGCCCGAGCGTCAGTCCTGGGTGCCCGCAGGCACCCTGCGCGCGGGCCACCGTCTGCGGACCCCGGAGGGCGAGGAGATCACGGTGACCGCCACCAACAGGTACGCCGGACACCAGGACACGTACGACCTCGACGTCAGCGGCATCGACAGCTACTACGTGCAGGTCGGCACCGAGAACGTCCTCGTCCACAACTGCACCGACCTGGGGCGTGCCCAGCGCCTGTTCCCGGGCGTCGCGCACACCCTCGACGAGCACGTCGACGTGGACCTGGAGCAGATGAAGAACCTGGCGATCAAGAAGACCAAGAAGGTCGGCAGGCCTACCCCCAGCTCGCGGTGGTCGAGCGCGGACCTGGCCCAGAAGGCGGTCAACCAGCTCGTCGACGAGAACAAGGCCCGCATCGAGAAATGGGTACGGGACTCAGGCAAGCCAGGCAAGCCCCAGCAGCTCACGCTGACGGGGACGTATGGGACCGGATCGCTCGGTGACAGCGTCGACCACCTCGGCAACCATACGAAGACGACGAGCAACCGCTTCTCCGTGACCCTGGCCGTGAAGCAGGGGCACAAGCCCGGCGGCTTCTACGTCCTGACCGCCTACCCGCTGTAA
- a CDS encoding RNA polymerase sigma factor, giving the protein MNQRFRWPDERLIKAAQDGDVTSLTTVVMESQPHVRKFALSLCASPQDAEDAAQEALIILYRKIGTLRATGALASWMFRIVRNECLRHVRLLLVSRSDETSAEQEASAEPSAEDAVLHRLEAERIAAAVSALPRDQRQVLIMRDVQGLPGRTVAHALGLSNAAMKSRLHRARAALRHSLTGTDHTPDQAIDRPAGGDARP; this is encoded by the coding sequence ATGAACCAGCGCTTCCGCTGGCCGGACGAGCGGCTGATCAAGGCCGCTCAGGACGGTGACGTCACGTCGCTCACCACCGTCGTCATGGAGTCGCAGCCTCATGTGCGCAAGTTCGCCCTATCGCTGTGCGCCTCCCCGCAGGACGCGGAGGACGCGGCGCAGGAGGCGCTGATCATCCTCTACCGGAAGATCGGCACCTTGCGGGCCACTGGCGCGCTTGCCTCATGGATGTTCCGGATTGTGCGCAACGAATGTCTCCGGCACGTACGGCTGTTGCTCGTCTCGCGCAGCGACGAGACATCGGCCGAACAGGAGGCGTCTGCGGAACCCTCCGCCGAGGACGCGGTGCTGCACAGGCTGGAGGCGGAGCGGATCGCGGCCGCGGTCAGTGCCCTTCCCCGTGACCAGCGGCAGGTCCTGATCATGCGGGACGTACAGGGCCTGCCCGGCAGGACCGTCGCCCATGCGCTCGGTCTGAGCAACGCCGCGATGAAATCGCGGCTGCACAGAGCACGCGCAGCACTGCGTCACTCGCTGACAGGGACCGACCACACACCCGATCAAGCCATCGACCGACCAGCCGGAGGAGACGCACGACCGTGA
- a CDS encoding uridine kinase family protein — translation MTDLDRAADALRSLPPSCGPVRLIAVDGHAGSGKSTFAARLAARLVAPVLHLDDLATHEELFAWTDRMREQVIEPLARGEAALYHPYDWNLRTFGAARELPPAPVVLVEGVGAGRRALRPYLAALLWMERGPEESWLRGRHRDGPAQSAFWDGWTVAETRHFAADPSRPFADTLVRECPEGYEWLAGPSAAAGPNQIITESDGARARK, via the coding sequence ATGACCGATCTCGACCGCGCCGCCGACGCGCTGCGCAGCCTGCCGCCCTCCTGTGGGCCGGTCCGGCTGATCGCGGTCGACGGTCATGCCGGCTCGGGCAAGTCGACCTTCGCCGCCCGCCTCGCCGCCCGGCTGGTCGCGCCCGTCCTGCACCTCGACGACCTCGCCACGCACGAGGAGCTGTTCGCGTGGACGGACCGGATGCGCGAGCAGGTGATCGAGCCCCTCGCGCGGGGCGAGGCCGCGCTGTATCACCCGTACGACTGGAATCTCCGGACCTTCGGCGCGGCCCGGGAGCTGCCCCCGGCGCCGGTCGTCCTGGTCGAGGGGGTCGGGGCGGGGCGGCGCGCGCTGCGCCCGTATCTCGCCGCGCTGCTGTGGATGGAGCGGGGGCCCGAGGAGTCCTGGCTCCGCGGCCGGCACCGGGACGGACCAGCGCAATCCGCGTTCTGGGACGGCTGGACAGTGGCGGAGACTCGCCATTTCGCCGCGGACCCTTCGCGGCCTTTCGCCGACACCCTGGTACGGGAGTGTCCAGAGGGATACGAGTGGCTGGCAGGGCCTTCTGCGGCCGCAGGCCCGAACCAGATCATCACAGAGAGTGATGGCGCTCGCGCACGGAAATGA
- a CDS encoding peptidase C39 family protein, with product MTRSTPRRTVLAAALAAAAGTAAASAVPATALAADDAGAPAAEAAPGLVDNRFWTSYTDWRCGTSTGTRAVAGHRPGLVIAAPAGRLDYADPHTGTTSTWEWASWTSPVHTSTVPATEVIASWNADTPPGTWIQIELRGTYNDATATPWFVMGRWAAGDGDIRRTSVDDQSDGKSSIWTDTFSVDDTASGLRLDAYQLRVTLHRTPGTELTPTVWRLGAMASDIPDRFTVPASTPGLDRELAVPRYSQNTHIGQYPEYDNGGEAWCSPTSSQMIVEFWGRRPSPEDLAWVNPAFADPQVCHAARFTFDYQYEGCGNWPFNAAYAATYPDMNAVVTRLSSLTDLENLIRAGIPAITSQSFRKEELTGAGYGTSGHLMTVIGFTADGDVIANDPASPSNEAVRRVYDRREWENIWLRTKRYDANGKVRSGTGGVCYLFWPVKPAPRQHRALRSLGLL from the coding sequence ATGACCAGATCCACCCCGCGCAGAACCGTCCTCGCCGCGGCCCTCGCCGCCGCCGCGGGAACGGCGGCGGCCTCCGCCGTACCGGCGACCGCCCTGGCCGCCGACGATGCCGGCGCCCCGGCGGCCGAAGCCGCTCCCGGCCTCGTCGACAACCGCTTCTGGACCTCGTACACCGACTGGCGCTGCGGCACCTCCACCGGCACCCGGGCCGTCGCAGGCCACCGCCCCGGACTGGTGATCGCCGCCCCCGCCGGCCGCCTCGACTACGCCGACCCGCACACCGGCACGACCTCCACCTGGGAGTGGGCGAGCTGGACCTCCCCGGTCCACACCTCCACCGTTCCCGCCACCGAGGTCATCGCCTCCTGGAACGCCGACACCCCGCCCGGCACCTGGATCCAGATCGAGCTGCGCGGCACCTACAACGACGCCACCGCCACCCCCTGGTTCGTGATGGGCCGCTGGGCGGCGGGGGACGGTGACATCCGGCGCACCTCGGTCGACGACCAGAGCGACGGCAAGAGCTCGATCTGGACCGACACCTTCTCCGTCGACGACACCGCGAGCGGACTGCGCCTGGACGCGTACCAGCTGCGCGTCACCCTGCACCGGACCCCCGGCACCGAACTGACGCCCACGGTGTGGCGGCTCGGCGCGATGGCGTCCGACATCCCCGACCGCTTCACCGTCCCCGCCTCGACGCCCGGCCTCGACCGCGAGCTCGCCGTACCGCGCTACTCGCAGAACACCCACATCGGCCAGTACCCGGAGTACGACAACGGCGGCGAGGCCTGGTGCAGCCCGACCTCCTCGCAGATGATCGTCGAGTTCTGGGGACGCCGGCCCAGCCCCGAGGACCTGGCCTGGGTGAACCCGGCCTTCGCCGACCCCCAGGTCTGCCACGCGGCCCGCTTCACCTTCGACTACCAGTACGAGGGCTGCGGCAACTGGCCCTTCAACGCCGCCTACGCCGCCACCTACCCGGACATGAACGCCGTCGTGACCCGGCTCAGCTCGCTCACGGACCTCGAGAACCTGATCCGGGCCGGCATCCCGGCCATCACCTCGCAGTCCTTCCGCAAGGAGGAGCTCACGGGCGCGGGCTACGGCACCTCCGGCCATCTGATGACCGTCATCGGCTTCACCGCGGACGGCGACGTGATCGCCAACGACCCCGCCTCACCCAGCAACGAGGCCGTGCGCAGGGTGTACGACCGGCGCGAGTGGGAGAACATCTGGCTGCGGACGAAGAGGTACGACGCGAACGGCAAGGTCAGAAGCGGTACGGGCGGTGTCTGCTACCTCTTCTGGCCGGTCAAGCCAGCACCACGTCAGCACCGCGCGCTGCGGTCGCTCGGGCTGCTGTGA
- a CDS encoding SCO1431 family membrane protein, whose product MTATTHSAARSRTRTRTGGHTGGPEDDGPKVLEHILGWTLVVVLAMFVTQAGLM is encoded by the coding sequence ATGACCGCCACCACCCACTCCGCCGCCCGCTCCCGCACCCGCACCCGCACCGGCGGCCATACCGGCGGCCCCGAGGACGACGGCCCCAAGGTGCTCGAGCACATCCTCGGCTGGACCCTCGTCGTCGTCCTCGCGATGTTCGTCACCCAGGCCGGGCTGATGTGA